A window of the Teredinibacter franksiae genome harbors these coding sequences:
- a CDS encoding putative signal transducing protein, with translation MKLVYTRENKIIVENVRNILVIEGIECVLRNEFSSGGMGELSPLETWPELWVQESDFVAAKALVDGLSEDSTKESWHCSSCGEQNEGTFELCWSCQIER, from the coding sequence ATGAAACTTGTTTATACTCGCGAAAATAAAATAATTGTAGAAAATGTACGTAATATTCTTGTCATTGAGGGTATTGAATGTGTGCTCAGGAACGAATTTTCGTCCGGTGGTATGGGAGAACTTTCACCTTTGGAAACATGGCCCGAGTTGTGGGTTCAAGAATCAGATTTCGTTGCTGCAAAGGCCTTGGTTGATGGTTTGAGCGAGGATTCCACCAAAGAAAGTTGGCACTGTTCAAGCTGTGGGGAGCAAAACGAGGGAACATTCGAGTTGTGTTGGAGCTGTCAAATAGAAAGATAG
- a CDS encoding mechanosensitive ion channel family protein: MSMQDNIEQLMEKLPEIVTTYGIKVLLAVAVFVIGKWIAKSISNLMQKGMAAKGVDATVAGFTRNIIYYCLYVIVIIAALGQLGIQTASFVAIIGAAGLAIGFALQGSLANFASGVLLIMFRPFKIGDFVEAGGAAGVITEISIFSTIMKTGDNKTIIISNSAVMGGNITNYSAEKERRVDFTVGVSYSADLDLVRKELNAIVEAEGRIITERGITIAVGELADSSVNFVFRVWAKTEDYWAVYFDINEKIKRQFDTAGIEIPFPQMDVHLDK; the protein is encoded by the coding sequence ATGAGTATGCAAGATAATATTGAACAGTTGATGGAGAAGCTGCCAGAGATTGTGACCACATACGGTATAAAAGTTTTATTGGCTGTTGCGGTATTTGTTATCGGTAAATGGATAGCCAAATCCATTTCAAACCTAATGCAAAAAGGCATGGCGGCGAAAGGCGTGGATGCCACAGTAGCGGGTTTTACGCGAAATATAATTTACTATTGTTTATACGTTATAGTTATTATTGCTGCACTTGGGCAGTTAGGTATTCAAACGGCTTCCTTTGTTGCGATTATAGGTGCTGCTGGTTTAGCTATTGGCTTTGCATTGCAGGGTTCACTAGCAAATTTTGCATCCGGTGTTTTGTTGATAATGTTTCGACCCTTCAAAATAGGTGATTTTGTTGAGGCCGGTGGCGCAGCAGGCGTTATTACAGAGATTTCAATATTCTCGACAATCATGAAAACGGGCGATAATAAAACTATTATTATTTCCAACTCCGCCGTAATGGGTGGCAATATCACTAACTATTCGGCCGAGAAAGAACGTCGTGTGGATTTTACTGTTGGTGTTAGCTACAGCGCAGATTTGGATCTGGTGCGTAAAGAGTTGAATGCAATTGTAGAAGCCGAAGGTCGAATTATTACAGAGCGCGGCATTACTATAGCTGTTGGCGAGCTTGCTGACTCATCGGTTAATTTTGTTTTCAGAGTATGGGCCAAAACAGAAGATTATTGGGCCGTATACTTTGATATAAACGAAAAGATTAAGCGTCAATTCGATACCGCTGGTATTGAGATTCCTTTCCCTCAAATGGATGTACATTTAGACAAGTAG
- a CDS encoding OmpA family protein, whose product MKVLGQKSKEFKLQRAVVVSLAACLTVASYSANAGDVQTEGFTLAPSLGYLTHSESRQGAEDAADASIAAGYQFASPWALELAYTISEPGNPIASGDLDANQIRLDSLYHFGKSGKAQPYAVFGVGKNEISGGPNDVDETLLNAGVGLKYQLSKALSMRTDVRAIAGLDTDTMETAFNLGVHYVFGKKAAKSKPVSKPAAAAAPMPIKVTDTDGDGIADSADKCPNSDAGSKVDQNGCYRVLKEDVRVELNIQFANNSDAVVSDSFAQVEELATFMREFPLTNVEIKGHTDDRGAATYNKQLSQKRAQAVADILVDKYSIDASRITAKGYGEEQPVASNDTAAGRVANRRVEGVVSATVEKIIK is encoded by the coding sequence ATGAAAGTACTTGGGCAGAAATCTAAAGAATTTAAATTGCAGCGCGCGGTAGTTGTTAGCTTAGCTGCATGTTTAACCGTAGCGAGTTATTCAGCGAATGCTGGGGATGTGCAGACAGAAGGTTTTACCTTAGCACCGTCGCTGGGATACCTGACGCACTCCGAATCACGGCAGGGTGCAGAAGATGCAGCTGATGCCAGTATTGCCGCCGGGTATCAGTTTGCAAGCCCCTGGGCCCTGGAGTTAGCTTATACCATCTCTGAACCCGGAAACCCAATTGCAAGCGGCGATCTTGACGCGAACCAGATTCGGTTAGATAGCCTCTACCACTTTGGAAAAAGCGGTAAAGCGCAGCCATATGCCGTGTTTGGTGTTGGTAAAAATGAGATCAGCGGCGGCCCGAACGACGTTGATGAAACACTATTGAATGCAGGTGTAGGATTAAAGTACCAGTTGTCTAAAGCCTTATCTATGCGTACAGATGTTCGTGCCATTGCAGGCTTGGATACCGACACAATGGAAACGGCGTTTAATTTAGGCGTGCATTATGTTTTCGGTAAAAAGGCAGCCAAGAGTAAGCCTGTATCAAAACCCGCCGCTGCGGCCGCACCCATGCCGATAAAAGTAACCGATACCGACGGTGACGGTATTGCTGATTCTGCCGACAAATGCCCCAATAGCGATGCTGGTTCTAAGGTGGATCAGAATGGTTGCTACAGAGTACTAAAGGAAGATGTGCGTGTTGAACTGAACATTCAGTTTGCCAATAATTCTGATGCAGTTGTAAGTGATTCATTCGCTCAAGTTGAAGAGCTTGCAACCTTTATGCGTGAATTCCCACTGACCAACGTTGAAATAAAAGGGCATACTGATGACCGTGGCGCGGCCACATACAACAAGCAGTTGTCACAAAAGCGCGCGCAAGCGGTTGCCGATATCCTGGTCGATAAATACAGCATCGATGCCAGCCGAATTACGGCAAAGGGATATGGTGAAGAACAGCCTGTCGCGAGCAATGATACTGCAGCAGGACGAGTCGCTAATCGCCGCGTAGAGGGTGTTGTAAGCGCCACGGTAGAAAAAATAATCAAGTAA
- a CDS encoding CHASE2 domain-containing protein: MNRLVHLVLPLILSMVAVLAVSGSWFSSLDYYLFDRIQSHNKVPSQDDVLIIAIDEFSTAQLGRWPWPRKRHAELLDVLTDAGVRVVVFDILFGEADLLQPANDIAFANAIERNGKVILPVYFESLSYQGQSVEIPPLARFAKHTAAIGHAHIDCSVSGICRSVYLKEGVGSPHWPHMALALHNVVENASKEKMQMEGGTPLPGLRAQQVEKYSPMLIYRDFKNFVPIISGGETPILSYSDVLKRRVPASVLKNKIIFVGATATGIHDVVVTPAGRMPGVKLNSFVYQAIRGDKLSHELGVGTASYITFFMVFVLLTIFSFLRPSHFFLLTLFSSAMIVVVSAFLLLKHNLWFPPSGVMVFLLIFYPLWSWVKIEFALRFLHRSLLRIQEEEESGGLVSVQNEQGDMLPSSERLSKILFGTHFSVESKLKGTEIVTKTIEQFRLANRGLESARQLVLQSLANLQEAVVIFNKSGALVLKNKFAQSLFPGMSESFSVAELGHSLCLGESCSWSDIVAALSDNKKPINIEGYCEIAEGGSDRVERVDLYIQGKNIDISRPSSNKESSSATTNILLFTFTDITTLKNSERSRMETMDFISHDLRSPMVSIIALIEKQRIMAGDSQTELQVLGEIEKYAIRNISYAESLLHLSRAEVASADNYTTNDMHAVVDAAHAYAVPLAQQKNITMTVEREDVDIWVLADTDLIERALINLVTNAIKYSDACTKIKISLATHDSVVEVHVCDQGPGIGEQDRATLFQRFKRGMRKSAEGGAGLGLYFVETVVHKHGGTVSAYNNPTLGSTFIVSLPLIAPAA, translated from the coding sequence GTGAATCGACTTGTACATCTTGTATTACCGCTGATACTGAGCATGGTCGCGGTATTGGCTGTGAGCGGGAGTTGGTTTTCCTCTCTTGATTATTACCTTTTTGACCGCATTCAGTCACATAACAAAGTCCCCTCCCAGGACGATGTGCTAATTATTGCGATAGATGAATTTAGCACAGCACAATTGGGGCGTTGGCCCTGGCCAAGAAAGCGACACGCTGAATTATTGGATGTTCTAACCGATGCGGGCGTGCGTGTTGTTGTTTTCGATATTCTTTTCGGCGAGGCGGATCTTCTTCAGCCCGCCAATGATATAGCTTTTGCCAACGCCATTGAGCGTAACGGTAAGGTTATTTTACCTGTGTATTTTGAATCGCTCAGCTATCAGGGGCAATCTGTGGAGATCCCGCCCCTAGCGCGTTTCGCCAAGCACACGGCAGCTATAGGCCACGCACATATTGATTGCTCTGTGAGCGGCATTTGTCGCAGTGTTTATCTCAAAGAGGGTGTCGGCTCGCCGCATTGGCCTCATATGGCTTTGGCGCTGCACAACGTGGTTGAAAATGCGTCTAAAGAAAAAATGCAAATGGAGGGAGGTACGCCACTGCCCGGTTTGCGAGCCCAGCAGGTCGAAAAATATTCTCCGATGCTTATCTATCGCGATTTTAAAAATTTCGTGCCAATTATATCGGGTGGAGAAACCCCAATATTATCTTATAGCGATGTCCTTAAACGAAGAGTTCCTGCATCGGTCCTGAAGAACAAGATAATTTTCGTGGGTGCAACGGCTACAGGTATTCACGATGTGGTTGTAACGCCTGCGGGAAGAATGCCGGGGGTAAAACTTAACAGTTTTGTTTATCAAGCCATTAGAGGAGATAAGCTATCCCACGAATTGGGCGTTGGTACGGCATCATACATTACATTTTTTATGGTGTTTGTATTGTTGACAATTTTTTCCTTTTTACGTCCGTCCCACTTTTTTCTGCTAACACTCTTTTCTTCGGCCATGATTGTGGTCGTGTCTGCTTTTTTATTGTTGAAGCATAATCTCTGGTTCCCTCCTTCAGGGGTAATGGTATTTCTTCTGATTTTTTATCCATTGTGGAGTTGGGTGAAAATAGAGTTTGCGTTGCGTTTTTTACACCGCTCACTGCTCCGTATACAGGAGGAGGAAGAGAGTGGTGGTTTGGTTAGTGTGCAGAATGAACAGGGCGACATGCTGCCGTCGAGTGAACGGCTTAGTAAAATACTGTTTGGTACCCATTTTAGTGTTGAATCTAAGCTGAAGGGTACGGAGATTGTAACCAAAACTATTGAACAGTTTCGCCTCGCGAATCGGGGATTGGAAAGTGCTAGGCAGTTGGTTTTACAAAGCTTGGCAAACTTGCAGGAAGCGGTCGTTATATTTAACAAGAGTGGTGCGCTTGTGCTCAAAAATAAATTTGCGCAATCGCTTTTCCCCGGTATGAGTGAATCATTTAGTGTTGCTGAACTGGGTCATTCACTTTGCCTTGGTGAATCGTGCAGTTGGAGCGATATTGTTGCAGCGTTGAGTGACAACAAAAAGCCAATTAATATTGAAGGTTATTGTGAAATAGCTGAGGGGGGCAGTGATAGGGTAGAGCGTGTTGATTTGTACATTCAAGGTAAAAATATTGATATATCGAGACCTTCCTCTAATAAAGAGTCTAGTTCGGCAACCACCAACATTCTATTATTTACGTTTACCGATATTACTACACTGAAGAATAGTGAACGTTCCCGAATGGAAACAATGGATTTTATTTCGCATGATTTACGCTCGCCGATGGTTTCAATTATTGCGCTAATAGAAAAGCAAAGAATAATGGCAGGAGATAGCCAAACGGAACTCCAGGTGCTCGGTGAAATAGAAAAGTACGCTATTAGAAATATAAGTTACGCAGAAAGCCTTTTACACCTTAGTCGCGCGGAAGTGGCCAGCGCGGACAATTATACCACTAATGATATGCATGCCGTAGTTGACGCAGCGCATGCCTACGCAGTACCGCTGGCCCAGCAGAAAAACATAACGATGACGGTGGAGCGAGAGGATGTGGACATATGGGTATTGGCCGATACGGATCTCATTGAGAGAGCATTAATCAACTTGGTCACAAATGCTATAAAATACAGTGATGCTTGCACAAAGATAAAAATAAGTCTTGCGACTCATGATAGCGTAGTTGAGGTTCATGTTTGTGACCAAGGGCCGGGTATAGGTGAGCAGGATAGAGCTACGTTGTTCCAGCGTTTTAAACGAGGTATGCGTAAGAGCGCTGAGGGTGGTGCAGGCCTAGGTTTATATTTTGTAGAAACTGTGGTGCACAAGCACGGTGGTACCGTTAGCGCATACAATAACCCTACACTGGGCAGTACTTTTATTGTTTCCCTACCGCTAATTGCTCCAGCGGCGTAA
- a CDS encoding FecR family protein, with translation MPGIKNSKLCTFVFLALSFMYSAQSSAEDWVYTVRAGDTLWGLCIEYTTVQNCWQKIGAYNNVEYPRSLAPGTRIKFPVAWLKNQPAAVELVYIHGSVSVLSQFGSADAVARVGVTGETLSMGAVVVTGENSSATLRFADGAILVLESDSKVVLDSLSQNGEAGMVDSKIRLLQGSSSAKVPVREPRSRFSITSPSAVAAVRGTDFRVTTSDTEAPVMRGSVYEGSIVVVGHGDDAAVPVETGFGVMAEQGKPVGQPLELLSEPTFTTAPDAQFYPLKIDWGNIDGAEHYVVEVLADSSDAKLIQLHKSEDSEVIVPMDEPACYRIRVSGVDKKLFKGMPGEIKLCGQPRPEEPPVQKKDRTKEVMTFLIVLLLVGL, from the coding sequence ATGCCCGGAATAAAAAATTCCAAATTGTGTACGTTTGTATTTCTTGCGTTATCGTTTATGTATTCAGCTCAGTCGTCTGCAGAGGACTGGGTATACACCGTAAGGGCAGGAGATACCCTTTGGGGGCTTTGCATTGAGTACACAACGGTACAAAATTGTTGGCAGAAGATTGGCGCTTATAATAATGTTGAATACCCTCGTTCTCTTGCTCCAGGAACCCGTATTAAGTTTCCTGTAGCCTGGTTAAAAAACCAGCCTGCAGCGGTGGAATTGGTCTACATTCATGGATCTGTTAGTGTCTTAAGTCAGTTTGGGAGTGCAGATGCAGTAGCTCGTGTAGGTGTAACGGGCGAAACGCTGAGTATGGGCGCAGTAGTTGTAACCGGTGAAAATAGTAGTGCCACATTAAGGTTTGCGGATGGTGCTATTTTAGTACTGGAGTCCGATAGTAAAGTTGTTCTAGATTCGCTTTCACAGAATGGCGAAGCCGGAATGGTCGATTCCAAAATACGGTTATTACAGGGTAGTAGTAGTGCAAAAGTACCTGTTCGAGAGCCGCGCTCAAGGTTCAGTATTACATCTCCGTCGGCCGTTGCAGCGGTACGGGGAACAGATTTTCGTGTTACCACTTCGGACACTGAAGCCCCTGTTATGCGCGGCTCTGTATATGAAGGGTCAATCGTTGTGGTGGGTCATGGTGATGATGCTGCAGTACCGGTTGAAACGGGTTTTGGTGTAATGGCCGAACAGGGAAAGCCTGTTGGGCAACCACTTGAATTATTGTCGGAACCGACATTTACAACTGCGCCGGACGCGCAGTTTTATCCCCTTAAAATTGATTGGGGAAATATAGACGGCGCCGAGCATTACGTAGTAGAAGTGCTTGCCGACTCTAGCGACGCAAAATTAATTCAGCTTCACAAAAGCGAAGATTCTGAAGTTATTGTTCCCATGGATGAACCGGCCTGTTATCGCATTCGTGTTAGTGGGGTTGATAAAAAGCTATTTAAGGGGATGCCGGGTGAGATAAAACTCTGTGGTCAGCCTAGGCCAGAAGAACCCCCTGTACAGAAAAAGGATAGAACCAAGGAGGTAATGACCTTTCTTATTGTGCTATTACTTGTGGGCCTTTAA
- a CDS encoding response regulator transcription factor encodes MKIGFLEDDIAQTELLLSWLGSEGHEIVHASNGADFLKNFVAEPVDLIILDWELPDTTGIEILKALRQQFEAKTPVLFTTQRDSEEDIVSALREGADDYLVKPVRQAELLARIAALSRRAGIKQVSDVIEVGPITLDCKAESICVGDETLKVTRKDYLVALHLFRNIGKILSREYLLKAVWGTETGLDTRKVDVHVSRVRRSLKISPEMGYTIKTIYQHGYRLEKINT; translated from the coding sequence ATGAAAATTGGTTTTTTGGAGGATGACATTGCCCAAACTGAACTACTTCTTTCCTGGTTGGGGAGTGAGGGGCATGAAATTGTCCATGCTTCCAATGGCGCTGATTTTCTTAAAAACTTCGTTGCTGAACCTGTAGATTTGATCATTTTAGATTGGGAATTACCGGACACAACGGGAATCGAAATTCTTAAAGCGCTTAGGCAGCAGTTTGAGGCTAAAACCCCCGTTTTATTTACAACCCAACGAGATTCTGAAGAAGATATTGTTTCAGCATTACGTGAGGGCGCGGATGATTATCTGGTAAAACCTGTAAGGCAAGCCGAATTGCTCGCGCGTATTGCGGCATTGAGCCGCAGAGCAGGTATTAAGCAGGTAAGTGATGTCATTGAAGTTGGTCCAATAACGCTAGATTGCAAAGCGGAGTCAATATGTGTTGGCGATGAAACTTTAAAGGTGACAAGAAAGGATTACCTTGTCGCTTTACACTTGTTTAGGAATATCGGAAAAATTTTGTCTAGGGAATATCTGCTTAAAGCGGTATGGGGCACGGAAACAGGTTTGGATACTCGAAAAGTTGATGTGCACGTGAGTAGAGTGCGCCGTAGTTTAAAAATTAGCCCTGAAATGGGGTATACAATAAAGACAATTTACCAGCATGGCTATCGGCTGGAAAAAATAAACACTTAG
- a CDS encoding alkaline phosphatase family protein yields MTLKQKLNLSNYSKLIVATAMLCFAGLVSAGNKPKLILQITVDQFRGDMPTRHYSQLGEGGLKYLLDNGVVYKNAHHAHANTETIVGHVTLATGAHPSAHGMIGNIWFDRSTGVTAYNIEDPSYKLLTANADVDASTEIDPTQKAASSDGRSPVSILTTTFSDELSSLTAGKAKVFGISVKDRGAVSMAGHSGKAFWFSKASNEFVTSSYYYEKYPQWVVDWNAKKLPQQYSGKAWELMHPKDSYLFGDRDDQEWEVDLAGYGRTFPHKFDTTENKYFSTYLTISPAGDELTVAFAKATIDAENLGGDDITDFLGVSLSATDYIGHFFGPSSLESEDNILRLDRSLKDLLAHVEKTVGLDNTLIVLSSDHGGPEAPGYLNSMGIPTGYVSPDSWDKQPAIDRIKKKFRISGKLIDAYDHPYVYLSNEVINNKKIDLLALETAVVEELIRLPGVSAAVSSTALERGLLADNYITRAVSHNYHPKRSGNVYVVFDPGWFINDLDGLSAAVVHGSPWAYDTFVPIIFAGHNLKPRTISRRVHTVDVAPTLSNIVGANPPSGASGNVLLEVVE; encoded by the coding sequence ATGACGTTGAAGCAAAAACTAAACTTGAGTAATTACTCTAAATTGATCGTTGCAACAGCAATGCTTTGTTTCGCAGGGTTGGTTTCAGCGGGTAATAAACCTAAATTAATCCTGCAGATAACGGTTGATCAGTTTCGTGGCGATATGCCCACTCGCCATTATAGTCAGCTGGGTGAAGGCGGGCTAAAGTATTTACTGGATAATGGTGTGGTATACAAAAATGCGCACCATGCCCATGCGAACACCGAAACTATTGTGGGGCATGTAACACTTGCAACCGGCGCGCATCCTTCTGCACACGGAATGATAGGCAATATCTGGTTTGACCGGTCCACGGGTGTTACGGCTTATAACATTGAAGACCCAAGCTATAAACTGCTAACCGCTAATGCGGATGTCGACGCAAGTACAGAGATTGACCCAACCCAAAAAGCGGCATCCAGTGATGGGCGATCACCAGTCTCCATTCTGACCACTACGTTTTCAGATGAGCTTTCTTCGTTAACAGCGGGAAAAGCAAAAGTATTCGGTATATCTGTTAAAGATAGAGGTGCGGTGTCTATGGCTGGCCATTCCGGTAAAGCCTTCTGGTTTTCCAAAGCTAGCAATGAATTTGTTACCAGTAGTTACTATTATGAAAAGTACCCTCAGTGGGTGGTAGATTGGAACGCAAAAAAACTACCTCAACAATATTCCGGTAAAGCTTGGGAACTTATGCATCCAAAAGACAGCTATTTGTTTGGCGATAGGGATGATCAAGAGTGGGAAGTTGATCTGGCTGGGTATGGGCGAACTTTCCCGCATAAGTTTGATACGACTGAAAATAAGTATTTTTCGACCTACCTTACAATAAGCCCTGCCGGTGACGAGTTAACAGTGGCGTTTGCTAAAGCGACTATTGATGCTGAAAATCTTGGTGGCGATGATATTACTGACTTTTTAGGTGTTAGTTTATCGGCAACTGATTATATTGGGCATTTTTTCGGGCCTTCTAGCCTGGAATCGGAAGACAATATCTTGCGCCTTGATCGTAGCCTTAAAGACTTGCTTGCGCATGTAGAGAAAACTGTTGGGCTGGACAACACCTTAATCGTTCTATCCTCTGATCACGGTGGCCCCGAGGCGCCGGGTTATCTAAACTCAATGGGAATACCGACCGGTTATGTGTCCCCCGACAGTTGGGATAAGCAGCCCGCTATAGACAGAATTAAAAAGAAGTTTCGTATATCTGGAAAGCTTATAGACGCTTATGACCATCCCTATGTCTACTTGAGTAATGAGGTGATCAACAACAAAAAAATTGATTTGTTGGCGTTAGAAACGGCTGTGGTAGAAGAGTTGATACGTTTACCGGGTGTCTCGGCTGCGGTTTCCAGCACGGCTTTGGAGCGCGGACTTCTAGCGGACAATTACATTACTCGAGCGGTGAGCCATAATTACCATCCAAAGCGTTCAGGGAATGTTTATGTGGTTTTTGACCCGGGTTGGTTTATTAACGATTTGGACGGCCTCTCTGCGGCAGTGGTGCATGGTTCGCCGTGGGCATACGATACTTTTGTGCCGATTATCTTCGCGGGCCACAACCTAAAGCCTCGGACAATTTCACGCAGAGTACATACGGTTGATGTAGCTCCCACGTTGTCGAATATTGTTGGCGCCAATCCTCCGTCAGGCGCAAGCGGGAATGTGCTATTGGAGGTAGTCGAGTAA
- a CDS encoding AAA family ATPase has product MPSPSHQAIHTLASTMEQTIIGQSHVIETLIIALLTNGNVLLEGLPGTAKTRSIKQLSKTLQASMGRVQFTPDLLPSDVTGTEIYQELDGKQILSFQQGPIFNNLVLADEINRAPAKVQAALLEAMEERQVTVAGKTYKLPELFMVLATQNPIEQEGTYPLPEAQMDRFIMKIRVDYPEDDAELQIINLMRGEENVANSAKIEAIDQGVIFSAREEIRKIEVSPVIDQYLVALVMATRDPQRYTDAPLKDWISVGASPRASISLDRCARARAWLQGKNTVDPDDIRAVAHSVLRHRLILTYEALSEQIDPDQVIDEILKNVAV; this is encoded by the coding sequence ATGCCCTCCCCTTCACACCAAGCTATACACACCCTTGCTTCGACAATGGAACAAACCATAATCGGTCAAAGCCACGTCATTGAGACACTTATCATCGCACTTTTGACAAACGGCAATGTATTGCTGGAAGGCTTACCTGGAACCGCAAAAACACGATCGATCAAACAATTATCAAAAACTCTCCAAGCCTCGATGGGCCGCGTACAATTTACACCAGACTTATTACCCTCTGATGTGACGGGAACAGAAATTTATCAAGAGCTGGATGGTAAGCAAATTCTATCTTTTCAGCAGGGCCCCATTTTTAACAACCTCGTATTAGCCGACGAAATTAATCGCGCACCAGCAAAGGTACAAGCCGCCTTACTGGAGGCCATGGAAGAACGCCAGGTTACCGTGGCCGGTAAAACCTATAAGCTCCCCGAGCTTTTTATGGTGTTGGCCACTCAAAATCCAATTGAGCAAGAAGGGACTTACCCTCTACCCGAAGCTCAAATGGATCGCTTTATTATGAAAATAAGAGTTGATTACCCTGAAGACGATGCAGAATTACAAATCATTAATTTAATGCGCGGCGAGGAGAATGTTGCAAATTCAGCAAAAATCGAGGCAATCGATCAAGGCGTCATTTTTTCTGCACGTGAAGAAATTCGCAAAATCGAAGTAAGCCCCGTCATAGACCAATATTTAGTTGCTCTCGTTATGGCCACTCGAGACCCGCAGCGCTATACAGACGCCCCCCTAAAAGACTGGATAAGTGTTGGTGCCAGCCCTCGCGCTAGTATTTCACTCGACCGCTGTGCAAGGGCCCGCGCCTGGCTTCAAGGCAAAAATACCGTTGACCCCGATGACATTCGCGCGGTCGCCCATAGCGTGCTTAGGCACAGGCTAATCCTAACCTACGAAGCACTGTCTGAGCAGATCGACCCGGATCAAGTAATTGACGAAATTTTGAAAAACGTAGCGGTATAA
- a CDS encoding DUF58 domain-containing protein: MIRFSRIRTKKPVATDDSRIYTNLDTLSRMEYRAKGFSFNTRQPARSILTGRHASRLRGRGLNFEELRHYRPGDDIRTLDWKVTNRTGKPHVRIYTEERERNVFILVDQRISMFFGTQSAMKSVIAAEIAALIAWRITSLNDRIGGVVFNDSDIYTHAPQRSRRHILEMLHKIVEFNQKLIAGVQSEAAMLDKALQRISNITKQDSLVILISDGTGWQKTTSDLVRKLSQHNDLIAVNIVDPGEKNLPSMEQLIVSDGDLQIATRTSTHTIQHAFKKTYADRLGEMARDLRKHTIPLLIIDTLSPASKQLISAMGGRT; this comes from the coding sequence GTGATCCGATTTTCACGAATACGCACTAAAAAACCAGTGGCCACCGACGACAGCCGAATCTATACAAATCTAGATACCCTGTCGCGCATGGAATACCGAGCCAAGGGGTTCAGCTTCAATACTCGCCAACCGGCGCGTAGTATTTTGACCGGGCGCCACGCCTCACGCCTCAGGGGCAGAGGGCTAAACTTCGAAGAATTACGCCATTATCGACCCGGCGATGATATTCGCACCCTGGACTGGAAAGTTACCAACCGAACCGGAAAGCCACACGTACGAATTTACACTGAGGAGCGAGAGAGAAATGTTTTTATTCTCGTAGATCAACGAATTTCTATGTTTTTTGGTACTCAAAGTGCAATGAAGTCTGTAATCGCGGCTGAAATTGCAGCGCTAATTGCCTGGCGGATAACATCATTAAACGACCGTATCGGTGGGGTAGTATTCAATGACTCCGATATCTATACCCATGCACCACAACGGAGCCGTCGGCATATACTGGAAATGCTCCACAAAATTGTCGAGTTTAATCAGAAACTTATAGCCGGCGTGCAAAGCGAAGCCGCAATGCTCGACAAAGCCTTACAGAGGATTTCTAACATTACCAAGCAAGACAGCTTAGTTATTCTCATAAGTGATGGTACTGGCTGGCAAAAAACAACAAGCGATCTGGTGAGAAAGCTTAGTCAACATAATGACCTGATTGCCGTCAATATTGTTGACCCCGGAGAAAAAAATCTGCCCTCGATGGAGCAGCTAATTGTAAGCGACGGTGATCTTCAAATTGCTACTCGAACCAGCACACATACAATACAGCATGCCTTCAAGAAAACCTACGCCGATCGTTTAGGTGAAATGGCGCGCGATCTTAGAAAACACACCATCCCTTTGCTCATAATAGACACACTTTCACCGGCTTCGAAGCAACTCATATCGGCCATGGGAGGGCGAACCTAA
- a CDS encoding DUF4381 domain-containing protein, whose translation MYTVVNNEPLSLPFSEGWGNYAIRGIEEILLPESVSLLPQTIGWAILLLAAIAWLFLIGYRKYQHYRANLYRLVSLNQLKQIKNAYQQGDTTSVRALPALLKATALQVYPRTTIAALTGNSWCVFLSDTYPGPPFETEPIDILYKCGFAPKSELNNLLEEKNWNQFVEWIKHHRWPND comes from the coding sequence ATGTACACAGTAGTCAATAATGAGCCCCTTTCTTTGCCGTTTTCCGAAGGCTGGGGCAATTACGCCATACGCGGTATTGAAGAAATTCTACTGCCGGAATCAGTATCACTTCTCCCCCAAACAATTGGATGGGCTATATTGCTACTAGCAGCTATTGCGTGGCTTTTTTTGATTGGCTATCGTAAATACCAACACTATCGCGCTAACCTTTATCGCCTCGTGTCACTTAACCAGCTCAAACAAATAAAAAACGCGTACCAGCAGGGTGACACAACATCCGTTCGCGCACTTCCTGCATTACTTAAAGCAACAGCCCTTCAAGTCTACCCACGAACAACAATCGCAGCCCTTACGGGAAACAGCTGGTGTGTTTTTCTCAGTGATACCTACCCGGGGCCACCGTTTGAAACTGAGCCTATAGATATACTGTATAAATGTGGTTTTGCGCCTAAAAGCGAACTGAATAATTTACTGGAAGAAAAAAACTGGAATCAATTCGTTGAATGGATAAAACATCACAGGTGGCCAAATGATTGA